CCTGATCATTATCGACGTTCAAAAAGGGTTCGACGAACCTGTTTGGGGTAGTAGGAACAATCCGCAAGCCGAGGATAACATCGCCAAGTTGTTGGAATCATGGCGTAAGCATGGACGCCCGATCTTCCACATTCAGCACATGTCCCTCTCGCCAACTTCACCGCTACATCCCAACCACCCTGGCAACGCCATCAAAGGCGCACTGCAACCAAGCGCGGGTGAACCGTTGATCCAGAAAAACGTCAACAGCGCCTTCATCGGCACAGATTTGGAACAGCAACTTCGCAAACGCGGATGTAAATCGTTGGTCATCGTAGGTTTCACCACCCCGCACTGCGTATCTACCACGACGCGCATGGCAGGCAACCTTGGCTTTGAAACCTACCTTGTCTCAGATGCTACTGCCGCCTTTGAACTCACTGGTCACGACGGGCGGAAATACTCCGCGCAGGAAATTCATGATGTGACGATAGCGACCCTGAACAGCGAATTTGCCACAGTTGTGAAAACGAATGAATTACTATAAACAAATGAACCAATTGCATTGTGTTGATTTTATTCAGAGTATAATGCCACGCTATGTCAGTCAAAATGCAACCGTCCACGATCGAGTCTGAAATTACGCCCAGGTCTTTCCTCACCGACGAAGAAAAACTTCAGCTCATCGCGAAAGTCTCTGCCGATGCCATCTACGATTGGGATATCGTAGTTGGTGAAACGCGCTGGAACCACGGGTTGCAGACTTTGTTCGGTTACGCGGATAAAGATGTGATGACGCACACCTGGTGGGAAGATCACGTCCACCCTGATGATCGCGCAGGTGCGATTGCAAGCGTGGCAGAGGCGATCCAGAATCGAGCTAAATACTGGTCCATGGAATATCGTTACCTGCGAGCCGATGGCAGTTATGCCCATGTCATCGACCGCGGGTATTTTATTTATGATAAGAACGGCAAGGCGCTGCGCATGATCGGCGCGATGGTGGATGTGACCGCCCGCGTCAATCTGGCGGAGTCGCAGATGCAGGCGGCGATCGAGGAACGTCAACGCCTCGCTCGTGATTTGCACGATACTGTCGCCCAGACCTTGTACAGTCTGACGCTTCTTTCGGAGGCTGTGCGCCGTCTTGCGAACAGCGGAGACCTGGATCAGGTTCAGGCGTATGCCGGACGTTTGGGAGAAACCGCCCAGCAATCGTTAAGAGAGATGCGTCTGCTCGTCTATGAGATGCGTTCACAGGCGTTGGAACAGGATGGGCTGGTGAAGACGCTCCAGAACCGTCTCGATGCCGTTGAAAAACGTTCGGGGATCCAAGTCGATTTTCAGGCGGATGTCAAAACGAAATTACCGGTATTGGTGGAAGAGGGTCTGTTTTACATTGCCAGTGAAGCGTTGAATAATTCACTTAAACATGCCATGGCAGGTTCGTTGACCATTAATCTGAAGTCCGATGAAGCTGGGGTGGAATTGGAGATCCGCGATAACGGTCGCGGTTTCGATGTGAAAGCGCTGGGCAATGAAGGCGGGTTCGGGCTTTCCAACATGCGCGAACGGACAGAAAAACTTGGCGGGATGATTCAAGTTGAATCATCGGATGGAGCAGGGACAAAGATTTCGGTGAAGATTCCTTTTGAGTAGAGGTGCCATGAGTGAAACGATTCGAATTCTGATCGCAGACGACCATGCCATTGTGCGCGAAGGACTCCGCACATTGATCGCCACCGAGCCGGGGCTTGAATTGGTGGCTGAAGCCAGTGACGGATTGGAAGCCGTATCCAAGGTCAGCGCCTTGAAGCCTGATGTTATTTTGCTGGATATGATGATGCCGCGTTTGGACGGCATTGGCGCGATCACCGAGATCAAAAAACAATTTCCAGAAGCAAAGATCTTGGTGTTGACCTCTTTCGTGGACGATGAAAAGGTCTTTGCCGCGCTCAAGGCGGGCGCATTGGGTTACCTGCTCAAGGATTCATCGCCGCAGGAATTATTGAATGCGGTTCGCAATACGTATAACGGTGAATCGTCACTGCACCCCAGCATCGCCAGCAAGTTGATTCGCGAGTTGAAGCAGCCTCCAGCCGATAAACCCAAAACGGAAAGCCCCCTCACGGAGCGTGAAGTGGAAATTCTGCAATTTGTTGCTCAGGGACTTACCAATGATGAGATCGCGGAAAAATTGGTCGTGAGCGAAAGGACTGTCCGCACACATGTAAGCAATATCCTCGCAAAACTGCAGTTGGCGAACCGTACCCAAGCCGCTCTGTATGCGTTGAAAGAAGGACTGGCTTCGTTGTAAGCCCTACGTCATTTGTCTTACCCAGACCGCCGAAAAGGCGGTCTTTTGTTTTATCGAGTTCAGGTCACTCCGCCGATGGCGTATTCACGCAGACGTTGTATCGTTACTCAACTTTATTTACAGGAGTGTACCGACATGACGTTCACAATTCCCTTTTTCAAATTCAATCCCAAAGAAAAAACTGCGTTTCCCAGACTCATTGGCGCTGTTGCTGTGATCCTCCTCGCTCTTTTAAACATTGGAAGCCTATCGGACATGCTCAATGGATTATTCATGCAGATTCCCTGGAAATCATTGGGCGGCGCATTCCTTGTCTTTGGTCTGCGCCTCCTGGACGTTCCCATTGGAACCTTGAAAACCGTTCTCATGGTACGCGGTCTGCGGACGTGGGCAACTCTGCTCGGTCTTATCGAAGTTACGGTTTGGCTTACTGCCATGGGAAAGGTGATGGGGCAGCTCGATAACCCATGGAACATCGCTGGGTACGCGCTGGGATACACAGCAGGCACCTGGCTTGGAATGTGGGTCGAGAGCCGACTGGCATTCGGCTTGGTGGAAGTGCATACGATTTCCATGCACAAAAGCACGGAACTGACAGAGTCCATGCGCGCGGCGGGTTACGGCGTGACTCAGTTTCAGGGTTTTGGGGAATCCGGTCCCGTGTGCATCGTCGGCACGATTGTCGAACGCAAACATCTGGATACCCTGTTGAAACGTATTCATGAGATCGACCCCGCCTCCTTTATCACAGTGGACGATACCCGCAGAGTGATCGGCGGGTATCGTCCCGCGAAATAATCTTACGTCATATGCCGTACCCAAGACCGCTGAAAAGGCGGTCTTTTGATTGAGGCGGTTCCAGACACTCCGCCGATGTGGAAATGGATGTCAACCCGTACACTCGAAACATCAAACCAAAGGAGATAAAAAAATGAAAACAAAATTCACCACCCTGTTCGTCCTCTTGATCGTTGCCGTGCTCGTTACGGCGTGCGGCGGCGCGCCTGCCAATGCTGGCGAAGTCACCTCCGCACTCACCGAAGCCGAAGCCACCGCCATCGCGGAGAATGCCCTTAACGCTTTCAACACCGGAGACTATGCTGCCTGGAGCCGCGATTGGGACGATGACCTGAAAGGCGCCATCAACGAAGAAGCCTTCCTGCAATATCGTGAACAAGCGCTCGGTCAGGTCGGGCAGTTCCAGTCCATCCTTTCGGCTGAAATGGCTCCAAGCACCCGCGCTGACTCCGTCCGTTGGGTCTTCACCTGCCAGTTCGAAAATGCCAAAATTCGCTTCATCATGGCATTCCCGAAAGATGGCAAGCTAGCCAACACCGTGATGACGGAACCCGCCGAGTAATTTTCAATTCGCAACATCCAACGCCGCTTTCAGAACGGCGTTGGAGGCATTTCAAGGAGACAGCCATGACATCAATTGACGTTCTCGTGATCGGCGCCGGGCAGGCGGGACTGGCGATGGGTTATCACTTGAAGCAGACCCCTCTCCGCTTCCTGCTTGTGGACGGCGGGGTGCGCGTTGGAGACAGTTGGCGCCGCCGATACGACTCGCTCACGCTCTTCACACCGCGCGCGATGAGCGCCCTGCCAGGGCTGTCTTTGCAGGGCGACCCGCAGGGCTATGCCAGCCGAGATGAATTCGCCGATTATCTTGAAACCTATGCCAGGCATTTCGGATTTCCACTCGAGATGAACATGGGAATCAAAAGGCTCGAACGTTTGAACGGCCATTTCCGCGCGACCAGTGTCAACGGTCAGGAATTTGAGGCGCAGGTTGTTATCCTTGCCAATGGCGGATTTCAAACGCCTATCGTCCCGCCAGCCTCGAAGGATTTGTCGAGTCATGTTCAGCAATTTTCCGCGGAGAGTTACAAGAACCCTTCGCAGATCCTTGCAGGGACTGTGGTGGTTGTGGGGGATGGCGCAACGGGGCGCGATATCGCCAGTGAATTGGCGGCGTCGCATACGGTCTTTCTTGCCACAGGCAAGCCGCGCCGTCTCGTCCCTGAAAGGATTTTGGGAATCAGCACCTGGTGGTGGCTGGAAAAACTGGGCATTCTCACAGCGCCTTCTGAAAGTTTCGTCGGCAAAAAATTACGCAAAGCAGATGCCTTCCCCAACCGCGAAAGAAGCCTCGACGACCTGCGCCGCAAAGGGATTCAGATCCCGCCTAAGTTGACCCACGCAGAAGGGAACACTGTGACATTTGCTAACGGCGCCAGCGTTTCGGTCAATTCGGTGGTGTGGGCGGTCGGTTACAAGGACGATTCGGATTGGGTGAACATCCCCGAAGTGAAAGACGTGCATGGAAACTTTGTGCATGAACACGGCGTTTCGCCTGTTAGGAATTTGTTTTTCATCGGTCGTCCATGGCAGACCTCGCGCGCTTCGGCGATCATCCACGGCGTGGGCAGTGATGCGGAAGGGATCGCGAATGAGATCACACGGTCAATGCGGTGACCGGATACGTCATTTGTCGCAGGGCAAATCTGCAAAACCGCCGATGTGCCAATGAATCAAAACGAATATCCTATGAATATGGAACAACACCTTGCGCTCATCGTCACCCGCTCGACCCCGCTCGAAGACGGTCTGAGCGCTTTATTGAAAGCCATGCCGCAGATCAGAGAAGTGGATATTGTCCGAAGCATGAAACCGGCGCTCACCCAGATCGAAGCCAGAAGCCATCACCTCGCTCTGATCGACATGATTCTGTTGGGCAGTCAGCCCGAAATTTTGCTCGAACGAATCCACCAACTATCGCCGCATACCAAGCGTGTGTTGCTCGTCGACGATGTGCAAGTTTGGAAGTTCATTCCCCAATACTCTGAAGCCATCCTTATCAAAGGAATGCCGCCATCCAGCGTAACCGGAATATTGTCCGCCCTATTACAAGACAAGGAACAATGACATGAACCCTATGCCTCTTTTCTGGACTTTGAGCCTGCTGGCTGCCGCCCTGACGTTTCTCTTCGCTCTGGGCTTTCTCTCCAAACGCCGCCTCAATAAAAAATATCCGCCCATAGGGCAGATGATCGACATCGGCGGTTATCGTTTGCACATGCATGTCGAAGGCGAAGGGACGCCCACCGTCGTCTTCGACTCTGGAGCTGGCGGGATTGGTCTCGCTTGGGAACTTGTCCGCCCTGCGATTGCAAAGGTCGCCCGAGTTGTGGTCTATGACCGTGCAGGACTCGGTTGGAGCGACCCCAGCCCCAAGCCGCGCCGCGCCGATGTGATGGCGGAGGAATTACGCACACTCTTGACCAATGCGAATATCGAAGGTCCCTTCATTTTGGTGGGGCATTCCCTGGGCGGAGTTGTCGCCCGACAATTCGCGGCTAAATATCCTAACGAAGTTGCCGGGCTTGTGCTGGTGGATTCCGCGCACGAACAGCAGATGAAGCACTTCCCTGAAGCCCTGGTGAAGATGGTCAATTCGATGAAAGGCATGATGGGCGTGATGAAGTTGATGAGCAAACTTGGTATATTTGCGCTCAAACCTGACCTTGTTCAGATCGGCGATAACGGAAAACTCTCAAAGGAACTTGTCGCAAACATGCAGGGTGTGATGGCATCCAGCAACAGCCATGCCGAAGCCATGATCGCCGAAACTGAAACTGTCTACGCAGCAGAGACCCAGCCCGTCTCAACTCTTGGAGATTTGCCGCTTACCGTCATCCGTCACGGGCAACTCGACGAGAACGCTGTGCCACCATCTCTCGGTCAGCAGGTGCGTGATGACTACGAATCTGCATGGAAAAAACTTCAGGCGCAGATTCTGTCCCTGTCGAAGCGGGATAGGCTGATCGTCGCCGAAAGAAGCGGGCATAACATCATGTTCGACCAGCCGGAGATCGTCATCGAATCCATTTTGGAAATGATGGGTAAAATTCAAATAGAGGAATCTTTACCCATCAGAAAAGAGGAGATGAGCCATGTTCAAGTTGGTTGAGCCGTATCAAAAACGCCCAATCCGTTTTTTGGAATTGTGGGAAAAAGATGGCTGGCGGCTGAAAGTGTACAGCCTTGCCTATCAAATGCCGTTGGCGCGGACATATGTGGTCGAAACATCGAAAGCCGTTCTGTGGAAACACTTGCAGGAGGTCGCCAAAGATAAACCGCATTACAACGTGGGCTTTATCGGCATCAACGATGGACGCGGCGCGATCTTTTCTTTCGTCGATTTTTGGGCGGATGAGAACGAACTTCATCATCACGTCTTCGTTTCGCCAAAAGAGGAGGTGGAAAAGCTCGAATACAGAACCCCAACGGGTCTCACCGCCTGCGTGTGGGATGCGGCGCTGCTTGCCTTTGAACGTCAGGCGTGGGTGGATACGATGTTGAATAATCCAAACGAACCCAGCCTGGAGCAATATCTCTTAACACAGATGAATCAGGATGTTTGACCTACGTCATTTGAACGATAAAGACCGCCATAAAAGGCGGTCTTTTGTATTAATCGATTCACATTAATGCTCCGATGCGGTTTGAAGATGAAATTTTTACAATGTTCATAATCAAATCAAAAAAGGAGAATCAAAATGAAAACAACTCGAACGAACAAAAAGCGCGGCTTTCTATTCTGGTTGGGGAGAATCTTCCTTGCCCTGGTGGCATTGATCGTTTTGTTCGTCAGCGCAGCGCTG
This portion of the Anaerolineales bacterium genome encodes:
- a CDS encoding cysteine hydrolase, encoding MQRINQNTALIIIDVQKGFDEPVWGSRNNPQAEDNIAKLLESWRKHGRPIFHIQHMSLSPTSPLHPNHPGNAIKGALQPSAGEPLIQKNVNSAFIGTDLEQQLRKRGCKSLVIVGFTTPHCVSTTTRMAGNLGFETYLVSDATAAFELTGHDGRKYSAQEIHDVTIATLNSEFATVVKTNELL
- a CDS encoding PAS domain-containing protein, which codes for MSVKMQPSTIESEITPRSFLTDEEKLQLIAKVSADAIYDWDIVVGETRWNHGLQTLFGYADKDVMTHTWWEDHVHPDDRAGAIASVAEAIQNRAKYWSMEYRYLRADGSYAHVIDRGYFIYDKNGKALRMIGAMVDVTARVNLAESQMQAAIEERQRLARDLHDTVAQTLYSLTLLSEAVRRLANSGDLDQVQAYAGRLGETAQQSLREMRLLVYEMRSQALEQDGLVKTLQNRLDAVEKRSGIQVDFQADVKTKLPVLVEEGLFYIASEALNNSLKHAMAGSLTINLKSDEAGVELEIRDNGRGFDVKALGNEGGFGLSNMRERTEKLGGMIQVESSDGAGTKISVKIPFE
- a CDS encoding response regulator transcription factor; the protein is MSETIRILIADDHAIVREGLRTLIATEPGLELVAEASDGLEAVSKVSALKPDVILLDMMMPRLDGIGAITEIKKQFPEAKILVLTSFVDDEKVFAALKAGALGYLLKDSSPQELLNAVRNTYNGESSLHPSIASKLIRELKQPPADKPKTESPLTEREVEILQFVAQGLTNDEIAEKLVVSERTVRTHVSNILAKLQLANRTQAALYALKEGLASL
- a CDS encoding DUF2179 domain-containing protein — translated: MTFTIPFFKFNPKEKTAFPRLIGAVAVILLALLNIGSLSDMLNGLFMQIPWKSLGGAFLVFGLRLLDVPIGTLKTVLMVRGLRTWATLLGLIEVTVWLTAMGKVMGQLDNPWNIAGYALGYTAGTWLGMWVESRLAFGLVEVHTISMHKSTELTESMRAAGYGVTQFQGFGESGPVCIVGTIVERKHLDTLLKRIHEIDPASFITVDDTRRVIGGYRPAK
- a CDS encoding DUF3887 domain-containing protein translates to MKTKFTTLFVLLIVAVLVTACGGAPANAGEVTSALTEAEATAIAENALNAFNTGDYAAWSRDWDDDLKGAINEEAFLQYREQALGQVGQFQSILSAEMAPSTRADSVRWVFTCQFENAKIRFIMAFPKDGKLANTVMTEPAE
- a CDS encoding NAD(P)-binding domain-containing protein; translation: MTSIDVLVIGAGQAGLAMGYHLKQTPLRFLLVDGGVRVGDSWRRRYDSLTLFTPRAMSALPGLSLQGDPQGYASRDEFADYLETYARHFGFPLEMNMGIKRLERLNGHFRATSVNGQEFEAQVVILANGGFQTPIVPPASKDLSSHVQQFSAESYKNPSQILAGTVVVVGDGATGRDIASELAASHTVFLATGKPRRLVPERILGISTWWWLEKLGILTAPSESFVGKKLRKADAFPNRERSLDDLRRKGIQIPPKLTHAEGNTVTFANGASVSVNSVVWAVGYKDDSDWVNIPEVKDVHGNFVHEHGVSPVRNLFFIGRPWQTSRASAIIHGVGSDAEGIANEITRSMR
- a CDS encoding alpha/beta hydrolase, which encodes MNPMPLFWTLSLLAAALTFLFALGFLSKRRLNKKYPPIGQMIDIGGYRLHMHVEGEGTPTVVFDSGAGGIGLAWELVRPAIAKVARVVVYDRAGLGWSDPSPKPRRADVMAEELRTLLTNANIEGPFILVGHSLGGVVARQFAAKYPNEVAGLVLVDSAHEQQMKHFPEALVKMVNSMKGMMGVMKLMSKLGIFALKPDLVQIGDNGKLSKELVANMQGVMASSNSHAEAMIAETETVYAAETQPVSTLGDLPLTVIRHGQLDENAVPPSLGQQVRDDYESAWKKLQAQILSLSKRDRLIVAERSGHNIMFDQPEIVIESILEMMGKIQIEESLPIRKEEMSHVQVG
- a CDS encoding isochorismatase — protein: MFKLVEPYQKRPIRFLELWEKDGWRLKVYSLAYQMPLARTYVVETSKAVLWKHLQEVAKDKPHYNVGFIGINDGRGAIFSFVDFWADENELHHHVFVSPKEEVEKLEYRTPTGLTACVWDAALLAFERQAWVDTMLNNPNEPSLEQYLLTQMNQDV